In one Silene latifolia isolate original U9 population chromosome 10, ASM4854445v1, whole genome shotgun sequence genomic region, the following are encoded:
- the LOC141607024 gene encoding cytochrome P450 CYP82D47-like has translation MEIPSIVAILLAFACIIYVTLKHYYMQSTKYKQPPKAGGSWPIIGHLPLLDPSKLPHKVLGTMADKYGPIFAINLGVHEAVVISSSEMAKECLLTHDKAVASRPKSIATELMSYNYAIFGFSPYGSYWRTMRKIVVLELLSNYRVSMLSYVWKSEIDTLMKKMYDTWNKEKNKNSSEYVTVDMKQLFGNFTYKTMIRIISGKQLSVNSDESLRFQKAIKGFFKYVGGFIIGDAIPFLRWLDLGGKEKDMKRVFKDLDDIIEGWLQEHKENNKSNKQDNQDFMDVMLSVLDHDATKDCNFDADTINKATCLAMITGGTDTSPVTLTWAYSLLMNNPQALNKAKDELNLLVGKERQVSEDDIPKLKYLQAIVKETFRLYPPGPLMGPREFIEDCTINGYYIKKGTQLIVNLSKIFTDPKHWEDPTEFRPERFLTTHKDIDVKGQHFELFPFGAGRRICPGISFALQVVHLTLASVLHGFEYANPNDTPIDMNESFGLTNVKTNPVNILIKPSLSSEFYAN, from the exons atggAAATCCCTTCAATCGTTGCAATATTATTAGCTTTTGCATGCATAATTTACGTAACCCTAAAACATTATTACATGCAAAGCACAAAATATAAACAACCTCCTAAAGCTGGTGGTTCATGGCCTATAATCGGTCACCTTCCACTCCTAGATCCTTCCAAATTGCCACACAAAGTCTTAGGCACCATGGCTGATAAATACGGTCCGATTTTTGCAATAAATCTCGGTGTACACGAAGCTGTAGTGATTAGCTCGTCGGAAATGGCTAAGGAGTGTCTATTAACACACGATAAGGCTGTGGCATCACGTCCAAAATCCATAGCTACTGAATTAATGTCTTATAATTATGCGATTTTCGGGTTTAGCCCGTATGGATCGTATTGGCGTACTATGCGTAAAATAGTAGTGCTCGAGTTACTCTCGAATTATCGAGTGTCCATGCTTTCGTATGTTTGGAAATCGGAAATTGATACGTTAATGAAAAAAATGTATGATACGTggaataaagaaaagaataaaaataGTTCGGAATATGTTACAGTCGATATGAAACAATTATTCGGGAACTTTACGTATAAAACAATGATTAGGATTATTTCGGGTAAACAATTGAGTGTAAACAGTGATGAATCGCTACGATTTCAAAAAGCGATAAAGGGGTTCTTTAAGTATGTGGGAGGTTTCATAATCGGAGACGCGATTCCGTTTTTGAGATGGTTGGATTTAGGAGGAAAAGAGAAGGACATGAAAAGGGTATTTAAAGATCTTGATGATATTATTGAAGGATGGCTTCAAGAACATAAGGaaaataataaaagtaataagcAAGATAATCAAGATTTTATGGATGTCATGCTTTCTGTACTTGACCATGATGCTACTAAGGATTGTAACTTTGATGCTGATACTATCAACAAGGCTACTTGTCTG GCGATGATCACAGGAGGAACTGATACAAGTCCAGTTACTTTAACATGGGCATATTCATTGTTGATGAACAACCCTCAAGCTTTAAATAAGGCTAAAGATGAGCTAAACTTATTAGTCGGAAAAGAAAGGCAAGTGTCCGAAGATGACATTCCTAAGCTCAAATACCTCCAAGCAATAGTAAAAGAGACTTTTAGACTATATCCACCGGGCCCACTAATGGGTCCTCGAGAATTCATCGAAGACTGCACAATTAACGGCTACTATATCAAAAAAGGCACGCAACTTATCGTGAACTTATCAAAGATATTCACAGATCCGAAACACTGGGAAGATCCAACAGAGTTTCGACCTGAGAGGTTCTTGACTACTCACAAGGATATTGATGTAAAAGGGCAACATTTTGAGTTGTTTCCTTTTGGGGCCGGTAGAAGAATATGTCCCGGAATATCGTTTGCTCTACAAGTGGTGCATTTAACCTTGGCTAGTGTGTTGCATGGATTTGAGTATGCGAATCCTAATGATACGCCAATTGATATGAATGAGAGTTTTGGATTGACAAATGTGAAGACTAATCCGGTTAATATTCTCATTAAACCAAGTTTATCGTCTGAATTTTATGCTAATTGA
- the LOC141607025 gene encoding cytochrome P450 CYP82D47-like, with the protein MADKYGPIFTINLGVHEAVVISSSEMAKECLLTNDKAASGRPKSIAIELMSYNYAIFGFSPYGSYWRTMRKIVLLELLSNYRVSMLFYVWKSEINMLMKNMYDTWKDKKNSSEYVTVDMKQLFGDFALKTMLRIISSKQLGVNSEESLRFKKAIRRFFEYVGSFVIGDALPFLRWLDLGGKEKDMKRVFKDLDDIIEGWLQEHKENRYNNENNENNKSKQSQDFMDVMLSILDHDATKDCNYDADTINKATCLTMIAGGTDTSTVSLIWAFSLLMNNPRVLKTAKDELNLVVGKERQVSEDDIPNLKYLQAIVKETLRLYPPAPLMGPREFIEDCTVNGYHIKRGTQLIVNLSKIFTNPKNWEDPLEFQPERFLTTHKDIDVKGQHFELFPFGAGRRICPGISFGLQVVHLTLASVLHGFEYASPNDALIDMNESFGLTNVKSNPLNILIKPSLLSGFYVN; encoded by the exons ATGGCCGATAAATACGGTCCGATTTTCACAATAAATCTCGGTGTACACGAAGCCGTGGTGATTAGCTCATCCGAAATGGCTAAGGAGTGTTTATTAACAAATGATAAAGCCGCGTCAGGACGTCCAAAATCCATAGCAATTGAGTTAATGTCTTATAATTATGCCATTTTCGGGTTTAGCCCTTATGGATCGTATTGGCGTACTATGCGTAAAATAGTACTGCTCGAGTTACTCTCGAACTATCGAGTGTCCATGCTTTTCTATGTTTGGAAATCGGAAATTAATATGTTAATGAAAAATATGTATGACACGTGGAAAGACAAAAAGAATAGTTCGGAATATGTTACAGTCGATATGAAACAATTGTTTGGGGATTTCGCATTGAAAACAATGCTTAGGATTATTTCTAGCAAACAATTGGGTGTAAATAGTGAGGAATCGCTACGATTTAAAAAAGCGATTAGGCGATTCTTTGAGTATGTAGGAAGTTTTGTGATCGGAGACGCGCTTCCGTTTTTGAGATGGTTAGatttgggaggaaaagagaaggACATGAAAAGGGTATTTAAGGATCTTGATGATATTATTGAAGGATGGCTTCAAGAACATAAGGAAAATAGGTACaataatgagaataatgagaataATAAAAGTAAGCAAAGTCAAGATTTTATGGATGTCATGCTTTCAATTCTTGACCATGATGCTACTAAGGATTGCAACTATGATGCTGATACTATCAACAAGGCTACTTGTCTG ACGATGATCGCAGGAGGAACAGATACAAGTACAGTATCATTAATATGGGCATTCTCATTGTTGATGAACAACCCTCGAGTTCTAAAAACGGCTAAAGATGAGCTAAACTTAGTAGTCGGAAAAGAAAGACAAGTTTCCGAGGATGACATTCCTAATCTCAAATACCTTCAAGCAATTGTAAAAGAAACTTTAAGGCTATACCCACCGGCTCCACTAATGGGTCCTCGAGAATTCATAGAAGACTGCACAGTTAACGGCTACCACATCAAAAGAGGCACACAACTTATTGTGAACTTGTCAAAGATATTCACAAATCCGAAAAACTGGGAAGATCCATTAGAGTTTCAGCCTGAGAGATTCTTGACTACTCACAAAGATATCGATGTAAAAGGGCAACATTTTGAATTGTTTCCTTTTGGGGCCGGTAGAAGAATATGTCCCGGGATATCGTTTGGTCTACAAGTGGTGCATTTAACCTTGGCTAGTGTGTTGCATGGATTTGAGTATGCAAGTCCTAATGATGCACTAATTGATATGAATGAGAGCTTTGGATTGACAAATGTGAAGAGTAATCCACTAAATATTCTCATTAAACCAAGTCTATTGTCTGGATTTTATGTTAATTAA